Proteins encoded together in one Numida meleagris isolate 19003 breed g44 Domestic line unplaced genomic scaffold, NumMel1.0 unplaced_Scaffold405, whole genome shotgun sequence window:
- the LOC110391569 gene encoding olfactory receptor 4M1-like, with amino-acid sequence MEHENYTVVREFVLLGLSQTHTVQSVLLFFFLLFYMIILPSNILIILTIQGDSQLGSPMYFFLANLAFLDICYCSVTPPKMLADFFSNPKTISYKACMAQLLFLHFLGAAEAFLLLAMAYDRYVAICKPLHYTVLVNRTVCCVLVGASWGSGFIHGIILFALTIKLPFCGPNILDSFFCDVRQLAKLACANTYTVELLMFLNNGVVIVLCFALLLVSYTFLLLKLWTQSKAKNRITSSCVSHIIVVFIMCGPAIYIYVLPFQAVPMEKVVALFHTVIFPLTNSMIYTLCNKEIKSSVWKLVSKHILWCRL; translated from the coding sequence ATGGAGCATGAAAATTATACTGTAGTTAGAGAGTTTGTTCTGTTGGGATTGTCCCAAACCCACACAGTCCAATCAgttctcctcttcttcttcctgctgttcTACATGATAATTCTCCCAAGCAACATCCTTATCATTCTCACGATTCAGGGAGATTCCCAACTGGGATCACCCATGTACTTTTTCCTGGCCAATCTGGCATTCTTGGATATCTGCTACTGTTCTGTGACCCCACCCAAAATGCTGGCTGACTTTTTCTCAAACCCTAAGACCATTTCCTACAAGGCCTGCATGGCccagcttttgtttcttcacttcctgggagcagctgaagctTTCCTGCTCCTGGCCATGGCGTATGACCGTTACGTTGCCATTTGCAAACCTCTTCACTACACCGTGCTTGTAAACAGGACTGTTTGCTGTGTCCTGGTTGGAGCTTCATGGGGCAGTGGCTTCATTCATGGCATCATACTATTTGCTCTCACCATCAAGCTCCCCTTCTGTGGCCCCAACATCCTGGACAGCTTCTTCTGTGATGTCCGTCAGTTGGCTAAGTTGGCTTGTGCTAACACTTACACAGTGGAACTTCTGATGTTCCTCAACAATGGAGTTGTCATTGTCTTGTGCTTTGCACTTCTCCTAGTCTCCTACACGTTCCTGTTGCTGAAGCTCTGGACACAGTCCAAGGCAAAGAACAGAATAACCTCCAGCTGTGTTTCCCACATCATTGTGGTTTTCATCATGTGTGGCCCAGCTATCTATATCTATGTCCTGCCCTTTCAGGCCGTCCCAATGGAAAAAGTAGTTGCTCTTTTCCATACGGTCATCTTCCCCTTGACTAATTCCATGATCTACACCCTGTGTAACAAGGAGATCAAAAGTTCAGTGTGGAAGTTGGTCAGCAAACACATACTTTGGTgtagactttaa